A genomic region of Paenibacillus sp. PL2-23 contains the following coding sequences:
- a CDS encoding spore coat protein produces MTAHLGAHETMEIHEVLSAAITGINTMQLYRPFAKDPRLAQIMDKQMQFAINGYNQLVQTVQQLNGQAMQQGTPYSAPRNFSPVYGLDNPSMASPNMSARQIDDHDVACAMLGMHKASASMKIIAALECANPQLRSLMQQSAVNCSEQAYEIWQYVNDPHLTNV; encoded by the coding sequence TTGACAGCTCATTTAGGCGCACACGAAACAATGGAGATTCACGAGGTATTGTCTGCAGCGATTACGGGGATTAACACGATGCAGCTGTATCGTCCATTCGCTAAAGATCCAAGACTGGCTCAAATCATGGACAAGCAAATGCAGTTCGCTATCAACGGCTATAACCAGCTGGTACAGACCGTTCAGCAGCTGAATGGTCAAGCAATGCAGCAAGGCACGCCGTACAGTGCGCCTCGCAACTTCTCGCCCGTTTATGGCCTCGACAATCCCTCAATGGCAAGCCCGAATATGTCCGCGCGTCAGATCGACGATCACGACGTGGCTTGTGCGATGCTTGGCATGCACAAAGCATCGGCATCGATGAAGATCATCGCGGCGCTGGAATGCGCGAATCCGCAGCTTCGTTCCTTGATGCAGCAAAGCGCAGTGAACTGCTCAGAGCAAGCCTACGAGATCTGGCAGTACGTCAATGACCCCCACTTAACTAACGTTTGA
- a CDS encoding histidine kinase — MVQILIGLFFVVTASIYAGCVPVYYDKLVTTCIENGCGVSVPPLILEPGSLTVTEVALLHVVIDVFITTVFYSAALILLWKSSREPMGLLAALAMIAFGTSFPSLAAVGADGSLFSKYWFYGVAAIGWIAISLFCLLFPNGRFVPAWTKYPMAFIALVDIANIFLEGSIWRKLNVPLILQLVWYSITTLLLIYAQVHRFRRVSSPEQRQQTKWVVYGVAVCFMGFSVISMLFDPDFYKGNAVYYLYLNVALHLCLSALPVTLTLAVLRRRLWDINPLVNRTIVYGALSVCIVLLYTGVVVYLGNLFVTWSSYAVSLAATALVAVLFAPLREWLQKLVNRLMKGRHDDPYAVLLELGSQMMRPLAPDAMLNAIARQVQTALRLPYAGIARDIEGQETMLAAAGERRDELELHAFPIMYQGQSIGTLYAASRSTGEAFSAEDHKFLEVLLQQSAPFVNNADMLQGMRRLAEDLQESREKLVLAREEERRRIRNNLHDDLAPRLAALAINVAVARKFVDKEPAAAVAKMDELGHVIRATVQDIRSLVNDLRPPALDELGLIGAIRARMDEMTKPSQLVEDGTARRLSMQIDAPQELPALRAAVEVAVYRIVTESLVNVVKHADATECHVLLAVTDNKRLLVEVVDNGVGVEAVRRPAWAGMTGGIGLISMRERAAEIGGECAIERLEAGGTRVRAVFPLQ, encoded by the coding sequence ATGGTTCAGATTCTGATCGGATTGTTTTTTGTGGTCACGGCGTCCATCTATGCAGGCTGTGTTCCGGTCTATTATGACAAGCTGGTGACGACTTGTATTGAGAATGGCTGCGGCGTATCGGTTCCACCACTAATCCTGGAGCCGGGCAGCTTAACCGTAACGGAAGTCGCTCTACTCCATGTCGTAATTGATGTCTTCATTACAACGGTGTTCTATTCCGCTGCCCTGATTCTGCTGTGGAAAAGCTCCCGCGAGCCGATGGGGCTGCTCGCCGCGCTTGCGATGATCGCTTTCGGAACCTCCTTCCCTTCGCTTGCAGCGGTTGGGGCGGATGGCTCGCTATTCTCGAAATATTGGTTTTACGGAGTAGCGGCGATCGGCTGGATCGCGATTTCTCTCTTCTGTCTGCTATTCCCGAACGGCCGGTTCGTCCCCGCATGGACGAAGTATCCCATGGCATTCATCGCTCTTGTCGATATTGCCAATATTTTTTTGGAAGGGAGTATATGGCGGAAGCTTAACGTTCCTTTAATCCTTCAACTGGTATGGTACTCCATAACCACATTGCTGCTCATCTATGCTCAGGTGCATCGCTTCAGACGCGTCTCTTCACCCGAGCAGCGACAGCAAACCAAGTGGGTCGTCTACGGTGTCGCCGTCTGCTTCATGGGCTTCTCCGTTATCAGCATGCTGTTCGATCCCGACTTTTACAAGGGCAATGCCGTCTATTATCTCTATCTGAATGTAGCCTTGCACCTCTGTTTATCGGCGCTGCCCGTTACACTCACCCTTGCCGTGCTCAGACGCAGATTATGGGACATTAATCCGCTTGTGAACCGGACGATTGTGTATGGTGCGTTATCCGTATGTATTGTGCTGCTGTACACCGGCGTGGTGGTTTACCTGGGCAACTTGTTCGTGACATGGAGCAGCTATGCCGTATCACTGGCAGCAACAGCGCTTGTTGCGGTTCTGTTCGCGCCGCTGAGGGAATGGCTGCAGAAGCTGGTGAACCGACTGATGAAGGGGCGTCACGATGATCCCTACGCCGTGCTTCTGGAGCTGGGCAGTCAGATGATGCGTCCGCTTGCTCCTGATGCCATGCTAAATGCGATTGCGCGTCAGGTCCAGACTGCGCTTCGTCTGCCCTATGCCGGCATTGCCAGAGATATTGAGGGGCAGGAGACGATGCTTGCCGCGGCGGGCGAACGCCGGGACGAGCTGGAGCTGCACGCTTTTCCAATTATGTACCAAGGACAGTCGATCGGAACGCTGTATGCCGCCAGCCGCTCAACAGGAGAAGCGTTCTCGGCGGAGGATCATAAGTTTCTCGAGGTGCTTCTTCAGCAATCGGCACCGTTTGTCAACAATGCAGATATGCTCCAGGGAATGAGGCGGCTTGCGGAGGATCTGCAGGAATCGCGGGAGAAGCTTGTGCTTGCTCGAGAGGAAGAGCGGCGGCGTATCCGCAACAACCTGCATGACGATCTGGCGCCGCGCCTTGCTGCGCTGGCGATTAACGTGGCTGTCGCGCGCAAATTCGTCGACAAGGAGCCTGCCGCGGCGGTCGCCAAGATGGATGAGCTCGGACACGTCATTCGCGCCACCGTGCAGGACATTCGTTCACTGGTGAACGACCTTCGTCCGCCTGCGCTTGATGAGCTGGGATTAATCGGCGCCATTCGCGCTCGCATGGATGAAATGACGAAGCCGTCTCAGCTTGTCGAGGATGGCACAGCAAGGCGGCTGAGCATGCAGATTGACGCGCCGCAGGAGCTGCCGGCGCTTCGCGCCGCTGTGGAGGTGGCGGTCTATCGGATCGTCACGGAGTCATTGGTTAATGTCGTGAAGCATGCCGACGCCACAGAATGCCATGTCTTGCTGGCTGTTACAGACAACAAGCGGCTGCTTGTAGAGGTGGTCGACAATGGGGTCGGCGTAGAAGCCGTCCGACGTCCCGCATGGGCTGGCATGACCGGCGGCATTGGCCTTATCTCCATGCGAGAGCGGGCTGCGGAGATAGGCGGGGAATGTGCCATTGAACGGCTGGAAGCCGGGGGCACCCGAGTGCGAGCGGTGTTCCCGTTGCAGTAA
- a CDS encoding response regulator transcription factor produces the protein MKIIIAEDHPMFRSGVRGLLATTDDLEVVGEASDGEEAVRLAGELLPDLILMDIRMPVMNGIEATERIKLLHPSVEVLILTMNQDDQSVFTAMRVGAKGYVLKDADEEELLQAIRMVGTGRAVFGTGIAERMMHFFASHAPQPPATAAPEHQQPIGGFELLRDPAFAELTRREAEILARIASGDTNAQIADRLHISAKTVANNVSNILSKLQVMTRHEARKLVEQSRSK, from the coding sequence ATGAAGATCATCATTGCCGAGGATCATCCTATGTTTCGCAGCGGCGTTCGCGGCTTGCTTGCGACAACGGATGATCTGGAGGTTGTTGGAGAAGCGTCCGATGGCGAGGAAGCGGTGAGGCTGGCCGGCGAGCTGCTGCCGGATCTGATCCTGATGGATATACGAATGCCGGTCATGAATGGCATTGAAGCGACCGAACGGATTAAGCTGCTCCATCCATCCGTAGAAGTGCTGATCCTGACCATGAATCAGGATGATCAGTCCGTGTTTACCGCTATGCGAGTAGGCGCGAAGGGCTATGTGCTGAAGGATGCCGACGAGGAGGAGCTGCTGCAAGCGATCCGGATGGTGGGAACAGGCCGCGCTGTGTTCGGCACAGGTATCGCGGAGCGGATGATGCATTTTTTTGCCTCGCATGCGCCTCAGCCACCCGCAACAGCAGCGCCGGAGCATCAGCAGCCGATTGGCGGCTTCGAGCTGCTGCGAGACCCGGCCTTCGCCGAGCTGACCCGCCGCGAAGCCGAGATACTGGCCCGTATCGCAAGCGGCGATACTAACGCTCAGATTGCCGACCGCCTTCACATCAGCGCGAAGACGGTCGCCAACAATGTATCGAATATTCTCAGCAAGCTGCAAGTTATGACTCGTCACGAAGCCAGGAAGCTGGTGGAGCAGTCGCGCAGCAAGTAG